CGGCCACCGTCGCCGAGGCCACCGAGGAGCGCGGGCTGTCTGCACCCTCACCCCTGCGGACCGCCGGCAGCCCGGCGCCTCCAACACCGGGCCGGGCAGCGGGCACCGCCTGGCAGTCCGACCCTCGACACCGACCACGCGGCACGACACGGAAAGGAGTCATAGCCACCACTCACGACCCCAAGGAATAGCTTCAGCACGTCGACGCGGGCGCGGGTCCGGCTCCCGGCCACCCTTACCGGGGGCCGGACCCGCCTCCCTATCAGGTCGAAGAGGACGCGGCACATGGCCACTGACCAAGACCCCTACCGGGTGCTCGGGGTCGAGCCCTCGGCCTCGGCCAGCCAGATCACCCACGCCTACCGCACGCTGATGCGCCGCCATCACCCGGACACCCGCATGCCAGCACGACAGGCCGAGCACCCCGGCCCCCGCCAGGAACACGACGCCGCTCTCCAACAGGTCATCGCCGCCTACACCGTGCTGCGCGACCCCAGCCAGCGAGCCGACTACGACGCCCGCCGCACCGAACACGCCCGGCGGGATCAAGACCTCCAGGCGCACGAGCATTCCGAGCCAGCCCGCCGGGCCACCTGGCACACCGGGCCACCAGTCTTCCTCGGCGACGTGGCTGACAGCCACCCACCACACCCACTCTGGATCACCATCCGCTGACCCGGCCCAGACCCGGCAAGAAACGCTGCCAGAGCGCCACGAGGCGCTGGTGGCGCGGATGGCACAGCTACGTCGCCGCTGCGGAACCCGTCAACCTGTTTGAGGCAGGGTCTTGCGGAAGCCAGCCTGCTGCGGAACCCGTCAACCTGATCGAGGCAAGATCGGCACTGTCGGACTGACGACATTGATCCCTCCGGTGGCGGTCCCATCATGAGGCCGTGACCGTCAGCCTGCTGTCAGCCCTGCGGAGCGAGCGCGCCAGAGCCGCCGCGATCCCGGTCGTGGTGGTCGTCGCCGTCGTTGGCGGGTTTCTCACCAACTGGGGGCGGTCTGACCTGTCCGAACGCGCCTACTGGGGCCGCCGGAAGGCGCTCACGCGCCGCCGGGCGGGTGGTACTCCGAGATCGGCGGGTCGGTCGCAGTGATCGAGGCGCCCGACCGCCTCGACATCGCCGTCTGGGCAAGCCCGCGCTGCCATGGCATACCCGAGGGCCTCGACGTGGTGAACCGGCACACCGTCCGGATCACCTTCCACATCGACGGCCCAGGGGCTGCCGCAAGGACCCGCACTATTCCGCAGGCCACACAGGACCGCGCACCAGCGTGCTGCGACCTGCCATACGGGAGATCGGGGAGGTGTGTTCGGCTACTCGGTCGTCGGCGACGGCGGCGCGGCGGCGGGACTGCTGTCGTGGAGGGTCGGTTTCTCCCAGATCAGGAGGTACCGCCAGAACAGGAGCCGTCGCACCGCGCGCCGGGCAGCACCACGGCGGCCACGCGGGCGGTCTCGCGCGTGGTCAGCGGCGGATCCATGACCACGGGCATGCCCGCGCGCATGTGGTGCTCCTCCGTGAACGAGTTGGTGCCCCGCAGCAGCCTGTTCGCGAGGAAGATGACACCAAGCAGGCCGCGACCGCAAGCAGCCCCGGATCTGAAGCATCGGGCGGAGCTTGGCAGGCAGCGACCGCACTGCCAGCGCCGGCCTCGCGGTGGGCTAGCCACTCCGGGTCCGGTCCGCGCCGTCCGGCCGCGAGCCTGCGGTCAACGGACCGTGATGGGTCGCCAGCGATACTGGGGCGCGGGCGGGGCGGACTCGCCCTGGGAACATGGAGGCGGCATTGACTGAGCAGGCAGTGGCCCGGAACGAGATCGGCAGGGCGAGCCGAGGAACCTCGACGAACGGCTTCGAACTGATCTGCGAGATCGAACCGCCGACTCGGCCCGATCTCACCCACGCCCGCCACCAGATCGGCGTTCTTGCTCCGGTCGCCGACGCCTTCCTGATTCCCGACAATCACCTGGGGCGCGCGACGGTGTCCAGCATTGCCGTCGCCCATGAGGTTCAAGCGATGGGCGGGCGCAGCATCGCCTGCGTGAACTCCCGTGACCGCAACCTGCTCGGGTTCCGCCGCGACCTACTCACCGCCGCCGCCTACGGCGTCGAGGAGTTCCTCTTCGTCCAAGGCGACAAACCCACCGCCGGGAACCGGACCGGCGACATCACCGTACGCGCCATGATCGAGGAAACTCGCGCGGTCGCCGACGACCCGGTCTACGCCGGCCGGCCCTCCTTCCGCGTCGGCACGGCGGCGGGCCTGCGACCGCTGCCCGCCTGGAAGCATGCGGCCGACTTCGTATTCGTCCAGGTCAGCTACTCAGTGGACGCCCTTTTGCGCTGGCGCGACACCCACCCGATCGATCGGCCTGTCTACGCGGGCGTGATGGTCCTCGCCAGCGCCGGGATGGCCCGGCGCCTCGCCGCGACGATCCCCGACATCGACATCCCCACTGACCTCGTGGAACGCGTCGAACGTGACCAGGCCGCAGGAGTCGACGCCGCCTGCGAACAGATCCTCCGCCTACGCGACAGCGCCGCGTTCACCGGCGTCCACCTCGTCCCCGTCAGCCGCTACCGCCAAGTCGCCGCCCAACTCGAAGGACTCCTCTGACCTGATCCGACAGTCGTTCCGTCGGCCTGCGCGCTGGTCGTAGCCGCTGATCGCCTGGAGTAGCGCGGAGATCCAGCCGGCGAGGATCGCGCCCACCGCCAGACCCGGTTGACCGCCAGGTCAACGGACGGTGGGCGACGCAGCCCGGCGCCGAGCTTGTGCTCCTTGATCCCCGTCTCGACGTCCGCGCAGCCGCAGGCGGCATGGCTACTGGTCACCATCGGCGGCT
The Parafrankia discariae DNA segment above includes these coding regions:
- a CDS encoding methylenetetrahydrofolate reductase, coding for MARNEIGRASRGTSTNGFELICEIEPPTRPDLTHARHQIGVLAPVADAFLIPDNHLGRATVSSIAVAHEVQAMGGRSIACVNSRDRNLLGFRRDLLTAAAYGVEEFLFVQGDKPTAGNRTGDITVRAMIEETRAVADDPVYAGRPSFRVGTAAGLRPLPAWKHAADFVFVQVSYSVDALLRWRDTHPIDRPVYAGVMVLASAGMARRLAATIPDIDIPTDLVERVERDQAAGVDAACEQILRLRDSAAFTGVHLVPVSRYRQVAAQLEGLL
- a CDS encoding J domain-containing protein; the protein is MATDQDPYRVLGVEPSASASQITHAYRTLMRRHHPDTRMPARQAEHPGPRQEHDAALQQVIAAYTVLRDPSQRADYDARRTEHARRDQDLQAHEHSEPARRATWHTGPPVFLGDVADSHPPHPLWITIR